ACTGGCCGAAAGGCGCGTCCCCGTCGATACGGCCCGCCGCGGCCAAGTCCTGTATGCCGGGGCGGATGACACCCTGCGGGTGCTTTCGCCGGAACGAGCCGCCCAGTACAAGGATCGCAACGATAATTCGGTGACGACTTTGTTGCGCCTGGGAAACCGCAAGGCGCTGTTCACGGGCGATCTGGGGCCGGAAGGCGAGTCGCGGTTAATGGAATTGGAACCGCGGCGTCTCGCGGGAGCCATCCTCAAGGTCCCCCATCACGGAAGCGACAAGTCCAATCCGGCCGCCTTCCTGCAAGCGGTTCGTCCGCCGCAAGCCTTGCTGTCGGTGGGACGCATCAATCGCTTCGGGCATCCCGGGCCCGTTACGGTGGCGGCCTTGCGGAGCTTGGGTTCCCGGCTCTACTGCACGGCCCGCGACGGCGCCGTGGTCCTGAACGCGGACTCATCCTGGAACCGTTTCCTGCCATCCGATACGTCCATGATCCCGCGGGCGCCGCCGAGGCCTCCGCGGCACGCCCGCGGAAGCCCGGCCGCCTTGGCATCCGTGGCGACGGGCGAAAGGACGCCGGGCGCAAAATTGTAGATTGGAGCCCCATGCCCGAACCCCTGCACGAAGCCGATCCCGAGCGGCTGAAGGCCGTCTATAAGCAGACGGATATCAAGCGCCTTCCGATGACGGGGATCGTGGCCGGTTATCATACCTTGCCGTTCACCTTGGTGGGCCCCAACGATGAATCCGAGAGCCCGGACCGGCCGGGTTCGGTCAAGCTCACCGGCCAGATCAAGGTGAGCCCCAAGCTCGTGATCCCCGTATCCCCGCACGACGAGCGCTTCGCGGACATGTTCCCCGAGTCGGAACCGTTCATGGATCGGAGCCTGGTGGCGCGCATGTTTTCCTTCAGCGCGGCCTATGGCAAGAATTACCGCATCCGCAACGAGCACTTGTCCGTGGAGGAATTCCCGGATACCGATCGCGAACTGATGGAAAAGGTGCTGAACGAATTATCGCGGGCGGAGATCATCAATATGGGCGTGATCTGGTGCCCGCAGCCGCGGTTCTATCCCGTGAGCCTGGAGCGGTTCATCGCTTCGGTTTTGGAGCGGGAATTCCGGTAAGTTCTCCCAAGTAACTTTTCTCCCGGATCTTCCCCCGAATAACACCTTGTTATTTGGTACCAATTTTATTTTCCTATGATTTCGGCGTTCGCGAACACGGGATTTCCCGTAACGGGGATATCCTTTCGTTGGAAACCAATCCTGGAGGACTACGTTCATGGGTAATCCGGCAAATCGGATCCGAATCCATTCTTCTATTTCTTTTCCGTTCGGGTTGATCCCATCGATGGCATTGGCTTTATTGGCGGGCAGCGCCCGCGCCCAACCTCTTGACGGCCCTATCATCACCCGTAACTTTCCATACGCGCTTCCGGGAAAGGAAATCCACGTCTGGAAGCATTGGGATGCCAAGGAAGGGAGTTACCGGTTGGGCTCTAACTCGGATCTCGTCCGCTCCTCTTCCGATTTAGTCGCGTTGGAAACCGCGGAGTGGGAATCGCGGAAACGGAAATGGGGGGCCCTTGGCGAAGCCCTGCAATCAAAGCTTTCCCGCATGGGTGACACCGGCAGCGTAGATGTGGTCGTCTCCATGAAATATCCCGAAGGGGTGGTTTACTTCGACAAGACGCGGGAGTCTGGCGAGAGCATGCGGGAGCAAAGCTTGCAGGTCGCCGCATTGGCCCCCGTGGCGGATGTCGAGGTTTTCCTCGCTAAGGTGGGCCTGGGGAACAAAGGGCGGATTTCCAAAGAGTCGGCGGTGGCGAACCTGACGAAATCGCAATTGATGAAGCTGATGTTCGCGGACGAGGTGGCTTCCATCGAGCCTTATTTTCCCGGAAGGCCGACGGGAACGCCGGCCCAATTCTCCACCCTGGCCGCTTCGGCGTACAACCATAGCTCGGCCGCTGTGCCTTCGGGCGCGGGCGCCGGCGTCAATGCCGCCACCTTGGAAGCCGGATTGAACGGGGACTTCCTGAGCTGCCTGGGGATAACCCCTTCCAACATCGTCGACGTCAATCCCGGCGCCAGCGAACATAGCATGGCCACCTGGGAATGTTTACGTTACGCGGCTCCGGGGGCCAAGCTGGGGAATAAGAATCTGGCGGGCAACTTTTTATACAATGCGCCGGGCAACCAGGACTGGATCATCAATAACGGGATCCAAACCCTCAGCCTCAGCTATTCCAACAGCGGGACGCCTACCAAAGCCGATATGCTTTTCGTGGATGATTTCGCCTATCAATGGCCGTTCCCGGTGTTCTGCAACCCTACGGGCAATGGCTTGCTGCATGACGACGGATCCGGTATGGCTCCGGATTACCAGTGCTATAACGCTATCAGCGTGGGGAACGTAAGGCATGTGAACCAGACCTATTTCGATTTGAGCGCGACCTCCAATCCCGACGGGGCCTGCACCCAGACCAAGAACCCTCCCCCCCGGTGGGGCAATTGCATCAGCGGGAGCGGAAGCGATTGCGCAGGCGACCGGGAAATGCCGTACCTGGTGGCGCCCGGCCATTCGCCGACCAACATCGTCAGCACGGTCCAAGGCCGCGAGGGTCAGCTCTTCCTGGATCAATGCGACTCCTATGATTGGTTCGAGTTGAAGTTCTGCGGGACCAGTTGGAGCGCTCCCGTCGTCAACGGCATCGCCGCCGACGTCATCGCCGCCGACAGCCGGCTGATCAATTGGCCGGAAAAGGTTCGCGCCGTTTTGATGGCCACGGCCCAGAACGTGACCGGCGGATATTGGTCTTCCCAGGTGGACGGCAAGGACGGAGCCGGCGTGGTTTATGGCTCTGCGGCCGTCAATTTCGCTTCTTCGCATTCTACGACCTATCCCAACAGCGCGCCGATCCAATACGGCATCGGATCGGGTAGCCTATATGCTTCCGATTTCTC
This region of Fibrobacterota bacterium genomic DNA includes:
- a CDS encoding S8 family serine peptidase — its product is MALALLAGSARAQPLDGPIITRNFPYALPGKEIHVWKHWDAKEGSYRLGSNSDLVRSSSDLVALETAEWESRKRKWGALGEALQSKLSRMGDTGSVDVVVSMKYPEGVVYFDKTRESGESMREQSLQVAALAPVADVEVFLAKVGLGNKGRISKESAVANLTKSQLMKLMFADEVASIEPYFPGRPTGTPAQFSTLAASAYNHSSAAVPSGAGAGVNAATLEAGLNGDFLSCLGITPSNIVDVNPGASEHSMATWECLRYAAPGAKLGNKNLAGNFLYNAPGNQDWIINNGIQTLSLSYSNSGTPTKADMLFVDDFAYQWPFPVFCNPTGNGLLHDDGSGMAPDYQCYNAISVGNVRHVNQTYFDLSATSNPDGACTQTKNPPPRWGNCISGSGSDCAGDREMPYLVAPGHSPTNIVSTVQGREGQLFLDQCDSYDWFELKFCGTSWSAPVVNGIAADVIAADSRLINWPEKVRAVLMATAQNVTGGYWSSQVDGKDGAGVVYGSAAVNFASSHSTTYPNSAPIQYGIGSGSLYASDFSTPDIIYKIGIPSSKPAGKHLRVVLTWDSNPVLGGDNALSDLDLKVNYGTSSKSSLSNDGNVEMVDIASNLIPAGSTMDAHIIKWSNRIPSGSRTNFFYYAIAWTWVEDHAP